AGTTTAATGATAGGTCATGCTCTTACACTCAACCTTTTCTTTTTGCTTCTTTAGATGAAACTTCTGCACGATTCTCTGGATAGACGTGTCTCGGCTCTTGAGAGTTTGAAAGAAACTGAAGCTCCTCAACAACAAGTGGAAGCAACAGAATAGACATTTTAGAGGTTCTTTTTTTTGACTGATTTTGATGTTGTACACTCTCAGATGCAGCGATTCTCCTTGAGTATCATGTCAAAGAGAGTCTCGTAGAAATACCCGGAGTATAAATAATACACGACTTAAATTTCTCTATGTTAATCAGGCAGTTGCGTTTATGCTTCTGTTTTTAACTCTTGTGAAATGGTGGTTGAAGGCTGTTATTGACAgttgtttttcaaaaaattgCATCTTTGTCCagctttttttcttcttcttgttcATTGTAGTCTGGTGTTCTAACCAAGCTGAAGTTTATGCCGAGACTTAACCAGTGGCTCACACCGTGGTCAGGCACCAGGCTCAGAGATGCATTGGCTTCACCTGGCCTCATTTCCTTGCTCTCGTGCTCACGAGAGTATATCAGTGAAATGGACACAACCCGATACGGTCCATAATAGCTTGCGTTCAAATGGACGCAAGTGATCTCTATTGATACCTTGATATTCCGTACTAACAACAAAAGAAATGTTTAACATTTCGGTCTATACGTTAAGTGGTTTGTGATTTAATTGGACACAAGTCAGACAAACACAACCATTTTTAATACCAACACAAAATATGTCGGTACCAATAACGCAAAAGACTCGTATTGGTACTCCTTAGTAGTGTGTCTTTGTATACCAATATCAAATTAATTGGTACTATTAAGAGTGAGTTACTTAAGTCCATTTTGAATGCAAGCCACTTTTGACATGGACTTCCTACATTATGTAGTACCAATAGTTAGAGTTGTCACGTTAGATTTGTGTCTGGTTAAATGCCGGATTTAATTGGTTCGGGTCACGTCGGATAATTGTTTGTGTAAGATCGATGTCTCATCTAATGTAATTTTTTGTCCAGTTGCACTCGGGTCGGATTACTTTTTGAAAACTCCATCATTATAGACTGTTACCTCCAAAATGTTGTAAGCCACTAATTCAATaccggcccggcccggcccaaaACTCTTATTAGTGGACAtttttgaaaaggaaaaaaaatgaagCTTGATATACTGTCTATCTAACAAACACTGTTGCAGTAAGCTTCTCCTAGTTCACAACAATGGCGATTTCCTCACCTCACACTCACACCCTTCTTACccttctcattttctctctcctccaaacccTGACCCTATCCGAACTCCGATCAACCGCTATCCGATCCGACTCACGACCCATCATTCCATTCGACGAATTCGGGTTCACCCACACTGGGAAACTCGACCTCAACGTCACCCTCCTCTCTCTCCGCCTCCAACAAAATGACCAAACTACCCTCCCGGAGAACCCTAAAATCAACCCTAACGACCTCTCCCTTGTCGGCTTCTTCCTCTGTACTCGCGATTCTTGGTACCATGTCGTCGATAAGCTGGatcaaaacgacatcgtttgcGCCCTTCAATCAGACCTAATCAAACCGGTTTTCTCCTTTGACCGTCTTAACAATGGCGGGCATACCCACTTTAATCTCTCTCTTCAAATGTCCGACCCTAATCTTTACACCCTAATTTTCGCCAATTGCATCCCTAATCTTCATGTTTCAATGGATGTTCACTCTTCTATGTATAATTTAGAAGGTAAATCGTCATTAATTCGTGATTATCTTTCCGCTGGTAAGTCTAATCTCCCCTCAATTTACTTCAATTTTGCCCTAATTTATTTTTCCCTAATTTTTATATGGGTTTATACCCTTTACTCAAATAGACAAGTAATTTATCAAATTCATTTCTTTATGCTTGCTGTTCTTATTTTAAAGGGGTTGAATTTGTTATCTGAAGCTGAGGATAAATCTTACATAAAAAGAACTGGGACTGCTCATGGTTGGGATGTTTTGTTCTACATTTTTAGCTTTTTAAAGGGAATTACTTTGTTTACTTTGATTGTGTTGATTGGAACTGGATGGTCGTTTTTAAAACCCTTTTTACAAGATAAGGAGAAGAAGGTTTTAATGATTGTGATCCCACTTCAAGTAGTTGCAAATGTAGCTCAAGTTGTGATTGATGAGACTGGACCGTATGGTGGGGAATCGTATGCTTGGACGCAAGTTTTCTTGCTCGTAGATGTCGTTTGTTGTTGTGCCGTGTTATTCCCCATTGTTTGGTCGATTAAGAATCTTAGGGAGGCTGCTAGGAGTGATGGGAAGGCGGCGGTGAACTTGATGAAGTTGACATTGTTTAGGCACTACTATGTTGTGGTGATTTGCTATATTTATTTTACGAGGGTGATTGTTTACGGGTTGGAGACAATCACGAGTTACCGGTATCAATGGACTAGTGTGGTTGCGGGTGAGTTGGGTACTCTTGCGTTTTATCTGTTTACCGGTTATAATTTTAGGCCAAAGTCGTGTAATCCGTACTTTGCTATtgatgatgaggaagaagaggCTGCTGTTGAGATGTTGAAAatggaagatgatgatgatttaGAGTTGTGAAAAGGGAATTTTTTTTGTCACTCTTTTCCAACTGCTGTAGAGCTTTTGGTGGTGTGAGACTGTGAGGTGTGATTGAGGAAGTAGTGAGGTACAACTTTGAAATGGGATGATCAGTTTTGTGCTGGTTTCTTTGCCTCCGAAACTGAGTGATCAACCGGCTTCTATATATGTTGGCATTTGTAATATCGATGTTCATGTACTGTTTTTGCcatatacgaagtacttcgTATCTATTTGTGTTGTAACTTGTAAGCTAGATAGTTTATGTTGTTACACTATAGTAGCATCTAGCATGTGTAATGTGAGTATTAGTACAGAATTATGTTTCCACTGATCAATATGTATAAATGGAACTTACAGattccaaacattcttttatTCATGGTTGTTGTTGTCCTTTTGTTGTGGAGGTTAGAAGATCTTGCAGATTCTGATTCATTGGTTCTGCTTGTCCAAATTTAGTTTTGAGGAATTATATTTACCTAGATTGCAATACAGATTGTATTATAGGATCGATTTTACTTCCAGTAACAGCAGTAGTACATTGGTGTAATtcttcctcaataaaatgtttgTTACACTGAGTTTAACTTAGAAACATCATGATTTACTATTACTGTGAGTCTGTGAATTCAAGAATGCTGTAGAACATGTTTTTACGGGAGATCAATTATAAAGAGCTGTTTAGGTTTCCGTTTCTGGTTATGTTTTCATTTGCCCAGAGGCTTGACATGTCGATACAACAGAGTGCATTATCTCAGGCagactggaaaaaaaaaactgtgtATATGAAGCAAAGCAAGAAGTTCGCAGATTTCAAAGGATTAATACAGAACTTATTTGATACAGAGTAACATATTATACCCAGGTAGTGAATTTCTGTCCTTCTGAATTTGAACATGGTAGAAAGACGAAGAACCCATGTCCAAAATTTAGTAATCATGTGTTATTTACTGATAAGCAGCTTAATCTTCCGATGTcacttgaaagttgaaactatTCAGGTGGAATGCTCACTTTTCTGTTTCTTCTCCCTTTTGTGTCTGCTAAAATGTTTTATGACTGTGATAACTGAAAGTTACTCCAGGTCGTGTGCCTTCTGAGTTCTGAGTTTCTGAATGAAATGATTCTCATAAATTTACTCATTCTAATTTCTGCATACAAAACCTTTCTGGGAAAATCTGAAAACGGTTGCTTAGGGCTGGTGGACATAGGAATAATCTCAGTTCGAGCTACTTCATTCGTGCTGTAGGCTGTAGTGAGTAGAAGATGTCATGCATGGCCTCATACTGAGGTTCCTAGTCAAAGTTCGCTTAGAAGTAACCCTCACCCATGTCTTTAAGCCCAAAAGCCCATTAGAGTTCTGAAATTTTCACAAGcataatggttttttttttaacacgAATGAGCTACGATAGCCACTGGCGGACCCAGTTAAGGGCCGGGGGCACGTGTCAcccccggaaaaaaaaaaaaaaaaaaaaaaaaaaagcgaaACTGAAAATTTATAGCAgaacaaaatatatttaattttgcaAAATTATAGCACAAGTTGTAAAATGGCGCAGTTGGTTTCCTGATCATTTGACTAGCTTAGTTGATTTGGTGCGGGGTTTGAGTACCCAAAACtgtgtttgtttcttttttgttttaattcgtAAATagcatattttttctttttttccacCTCCATATAATTCATAACTCTTACCACTTCTCATTGTACATAACTACATATAATTGGACTGTGTTttttaataaacaaaataaattccttgaactACTACTTTATCATAATAGTATGGCTCCTACAATCAACTACACCAATATATccaattataataattatacaCTACGGAGTAGTACTTTCTTGTATGGCTTTTGTGCCACCCCTGATCAACTATCCTGGATCCACCACTGACGATAACAATATAAGTTACAAATAGGGGAGGAAAATTCTGACTTGATACCTATTGTATATAGACCATTAGTTTTAACTATCAGACCAACACTTTATTGGTTTTCACAAGCATTGTAAGTAAATGTAAGTCTATAGCCCATCTCATAGCTCCAAACGAGTTTGAATTACTGTTTTGCAAATATATTCCGTATTTCTACTCTCACGGAACTTGATTTAATGTGATTCTTGGGATGATTTTATAATAGCAAAAATGAAATGGGAGTAGATACTCTGATAAACTATATCTCAACCATTAAATAAGAGTTAGATAATCTAAACCATTTATCTTACCGACTTTCAATTTACTGTAAtccattttataatttaattaaaataaattttaccataaaaataaaaaataaaaaatactctATTTCCATCCACGAGAAGCCTCATCtctaaacaaaattgaataggTTTATGAAGTCTTTGATTCCATTCCATTATTGATAATCAAATTGGAATATATATTGTTCAAGTCGTTACTTGTTCAATTAACCCTAATTCTTTCTCTTCTATTTTTGAACAACTAAATTCTCAATTCTAATCTTACCCCTATTTTGAAGACTTGTCCGAATTTCCAAGGAGAAGGGAATTTGTTCAGATTGAGTTCAACCTAATGAATGACTTTTTGCCAGAAACTACATTTTTTGCCATATAAAGTCAACATAATCAATGGCCCAGATGAGTCAACAATAATGAAAGGTTTATGTATTTAGGATAGCGACTAACGAGTCAACAATAATGCACCACACTGGATACCCCAAAAAATAAACTAATAAGGGTGCATTTTGAGGCCAATTTAGGGTTATGAAGAACCTAGTTCTAGAGCTACAAGTCACAAATAAAGCCTATACCACTTATGGCTATACATGTTTTCTCTTATCAAGTTCTCATTCAGTCATTTGCATCAAGAAATATTAGGAGCATGTTGCCTCTAAGCTAGGGAACATGTAGATTAAAACATCACATTATTAACCTAGTAGTAAGTTAGTAAGACAATTATTCAATTCAACTGTAGTATGTAACTAAACTAAGCCAAGGACACTCTCTCTAACTTCACCTTTTAGCTGTTGTCCATAACCAAGTAGCCTAGGATTCCCACCGCGAAAAAGCCGATAACTCATGGCCGACTGGCCGTGGGGCTCGAACTCAGGGTAATGAAGAAGCTGATGCCCCAGTCCCCGTCCCGGGGCCCGGGCCCCGGCCGGCCCACCTAGGGCCACAAAGTCACAAGAAAATGGCCATAGTTTTATCTCCACCCTGGGATCATGGAAGTGAAGTATACCTGTAAATGGGCAATGTAACATTATTATTTATCTaatcttgttgttgaataaCAACCAGTTGGTTTCCTTCATGGGTAACACATTGATATATTTATCACGTACGATTTTAGGAGGGTCCATATTTCACAGGCTACTGCATGTATACCCCAGTCCACACCTAAACAAAAACTTAACTTTGTTCATCTTGTCCTTCTTATTAACAAACATACAACTACATGTTTGTCAATTCCCAACAGTTGTAGGATTCTATTCAATGCCCAGATATTTTGTACCAAGAATATATGACTTTAATGGTTAAAGTTGTGCGCTGACAGTTACGAAGCATAAAAGTTAAAGTGGTGCatgtattttgaaacggatATTAATCTGACCTCGTAAAATCTAACTTACTAGAAACCATGGCTTTGTTTGGCAATTAGTTGTTACGGAGTAGTTGTTAGTTAGTtggtttgactagctgttagTTGTATCTGTTTATATTAGATGGTTTGACTAATGGGTCAAATTAGTTGTTTGTGTAAATTGTGATAAATTAGTTGTATTCCATAGTTGTTTAATGCGTAAAGTACTGTAAAAGACATGACATAAAGGATGCTCTGTAGATTGGTAGTAGTTGTTTTAATCTTAGACaatattttgacaaatttgTCATTTTTCATCCACTTTTTAAAGACCTCTAATGCAAAAAGTCACATATTaagctttttcaaaattagtttTGTCGTCTTAAATTGGCTTCCAACCTCTCACTCCAATTGGCTTTTTTAAAatagtcaaacctctaattcgaAAACTTCTTTTTTCTCCCTACTCATCACAAAAACTCCACCTATGAGGCTATGACATGGATGATCataatttctttatttttgttgaaaTCTTTGATCATATTATTGATTACTTGAATTATTTGATGGACTGATTAATCATATACAGTAATACTAGTCATTTAATTTGGTTGGTTGTATGTCACTACTAATcactatttattttatttttttgggttcgAATAGTCACTATCATTGTAGGAAGGTGGACCCAAAATTTGACCCTTAATTATGTTAAAGTGAAAACAAACACTTCACTCTTTAGCATTATTTGGTTAGCAAACTCACCCCTATTGCAGTACAATCTTAAGGTAGGCTATAGCGACCCATGTATGGCTTTTTCTTGCCACTTGCATCAGTTTCATCTCACTCACTCACTCTTTCTTTTCACGGAAAGGTAAGGTAGTGGCGGATTCATAAAATTTTGCTTATTGGATCGAAATTTCTGAAAATATTGAAATCAAATTGcgtaattcaaaattcaagttataATAAATGATTATGGGATTCATATTGCAATGGCGGAGCCACTTAGTAAAATGTGGTGCCAATTTATCCCACTTGAAtttgcaatttttttaaaaaaaatataacatttATGTGTAGATTTTTGAAAGTTTTTCCCATAGAATTAGTCATTTGAtcacaaataaataattatcAAACTAGTATTTGGACCGGACGATACCCCGGATTACTACGTTAATAACATTtgcatttatatatttttattttcgcaATGATAATATGAAACATGTCATGTCTTAGTGGTAAATACTTTTTTGTTTAAACACAAGATTTAGGGTTCAAATCTTATGCAAACCATATTTCCCATTTTTTCCATGCATGTGAAAATCGCATAAAGTGAGTGACTTATAAGCAGAGTGTCACGTGTCACGTGTCACGTAAACTTCTTtagaaacgccttttaatatatagtatagatttaTTTTGACCTCGCtaaattttattattaaatCACCCACGATTCATATGTACAATTATAACTTCTTAAAACATTTCAATTGGAC
This genomic stretch from Spinacia oleracea cultivar Varoflay chromosome 3, BTI_SOV_V1, whole genome shotgun sequence harbors:
- the LOC110797346 gene encoding protein CANDIDATE G-PROTEIN COUPLED RECEPTOR 7-like, which codes for MAISSPHTHTLLTLLIFSLLQTLTLSELRSTAIRSDSRPIIPFDEFGFTHTGKLDLNVTLLSLRLQQNDQTTLPENPKINPNDLSLVGFFLCTRDSWYHVVDKLDQNDIVCALQSDLIKPVFSFDRLNNGGHTHFNLSLQMSDPNLYTLIFANCIPNLHVSMDVHSSMYNLEGKSSLIRDYLSAGKSNLPSIYFNFALIYFSLIFIWVYTLYSNRQVIYQIHFFMLAVLILKGLNLLSEAEDKSYIKRTGTAHGWDVLFYIFSFLKGITLFTLIVLIGTGWSFLKPFLQDKEKKVLMIVIPLQVVANVAQVVIDETGPYGGESYAWTQVFLLVDVVCCCAVLFPIVWSIKNLREAARSDGKAAVNLMKLTLFRHYYVVVICYIYFTRVIVYGLETITSYRYQWTSVVAGELGTLAFYLFTGYNFRPKSCNPYFAIDDEEEEAAVEMLKMEDDDDLEL